The Sediminitomix flava genome window below encodes:
- a CDS encoding carboxypeptidase-like regulatory domain-containing protein, translating to MKKGFFMLLILTIYTLKAYTQSITGIVKDTEGQPIKGVNVIVKDSLFNNSNTYAITDTGGEFKIDKPKQFPVYLELSHLSYHSRLLKLSAKNYKSLTIVLEEKAFELKEVVIRNNIEEDTTILNIADLHLNENDNLGEILDKIPNFSVDKEGSIIYKGKDIKKVLINGKPSFDNQNKIALNSIKNNIIENISVVNNYDDNFSLNFNESKETILNVDTKESLKNIKSGELDGRGGLKEKYGLDLNYFLFSGYSNGFVLSNTNNLGQANISASGLQSSVKNAEAFSDYQKKALSGLFQTNDNYLKNFNSVSNATYRLQKSRFRVSTSLYFIFPERTYTTAEGYSDLENNRILSKNNRFGQQGKVAVGNTELAYKFSASSILKYKLFYTLSEREYKSNNELIIFEDEVTADTLNTQITQVSKVKAMHNNLEWAKKLYRHMIISTEVSINQEADEINVINQPREQQIEYSGAYFRTKTALKTNFSIYAKSDLIFSFMEKQDKVFEPLFTNKLERKTNKYSLNYRIYGEKIREHLNYYFNIGYDQLQNDIAELTQTKRLYPIDLSLSYKTRLHSIYFSANKGYQLNDIKYGVSTLDIYNNLIVGDASLSTMVNTNYNSSLSYNYNDLFEGISFYARISHNRQNDFIVQDFLVQREGLNELAYVLANSYTQNSLKLRYAQNLLTKINYPIKFSVSPQVSETKIDLGKGEQIENISLSGNLGLKTITRNRFNFKYNLGYLRENYTTGELQQKIQNINQAFELIYKHKKISSNLVLKHDLNSIDEQRYKRFNIDLNFLYETKNYAIGFQGKRLGELFNLIDNQAYNSSLNFQNGMLISRINTLSLSYLVLNLKLKF from the coding sequence ATGAAGAAGGGATTTTTTATGCTATTGATCTTGACCATCTATACTTTGAAAGCTTATACTCAATCTATTACAGGTATAGTGAAAGATACAGAGGGTCAGCCTATAAAAGGGGTAAATGTAATCGTAAAAGATTCTTTATTCAACAATTCGAATACCTATGCGATTACTGATACAGGAGGGGAATTTAAAATTGATAAACCTAAACAATTTCCTGTTTACCTAGAGCTGAGTCATTTATCTTATCATTCAAGATTACTTAAGCTTAGTGCAAAAAATTACAAGAGCTTGACGATTGTATTGGAAGAAAAAGCTTTTGAATTAAAAGAGGTTGTGATCCGAAATAATATAGAAGAAGATACAACCATTCTTAATATCGCAGATCTTCATTTGAATGAAAATGATAATCTAGGCGAAATACTGGATAAAATTCCCAATTTTAGTGTAGACAAAGAAGGCTCTATTATTTATAAAGGGAAAGATATCAAGAAAGTATTGATAAATGGAAAACCCTCTTTTGATAATCAGAACAAAATAGCCTTAAATTCTATCAAGAATAATATTATTGAAAATATTAGTGTAGTCAATAATTATGACGACAACTTTAGCTTAAACTTCAATGAGTCAAAAGAGACGATCTTAAACGTTGATACAAAAGAAAGTCTAAAAAATATAAAGTCTGGAGAGTTAGATGGACGAGGCGGTTTGAAAGAAAAATATGGGCTTGATCTAAATTACTTTCTATTCAGTGGCTATTCAAATGGCTTTGTATTAAGTAATACCAACAATTTAGGCCAAGCCAATATCAGTGCGAGCGGATTACAATCTAGCGTGAAAAATGCAGAAGCATTTTCAGATTATCAGAAGAAAGCATTGAGTGGTTTGTTTCAAACCAATGACAACTACCTGAAGAATTTCAACTCGGTAAGCAATGCGACCTATCGTCTGCAAAAAAGCAGGTTCAGGGTTTCAACAAGCCTGTATTTTATATTTCCAGAAAGAACCTACACAACCGCTGAAGGCTATTCAGATTTAGAGAATAATCGTATTCTATCAAAGAATAATAGGTTTGGACAGCAAGGAAAAGTAGCTGTCGGAAATACAGAACTGGCTTATAAGTTTTCGGCAAGCTCTATTCTAAAATATAAGCTATTCTATACCTTAAGCGAGCGCGAATATAAGAGCAACAATGAGCTTATTATTTTCGAAGACGAAGTAACTGCAGATACATTAAATACTCAAATTACTCAAGTCAGTAAGGTAAAGGCAATGCACAACAACTTAGAATGGGCCAAGAAGCTTTACCGACATATGATTATAAGTACAGAAGTTTCAATCAATCAGGAGGCTGATGAAATAAATGTGATCAATCAGCCCAGAGAGCAGCAAATTGAATATAGCGGAGCCTATTTTCGAACAAAAACAGCATTAAAAACCAACTTTAGTATATATGCCAAATCAGACTTGATTTTTTCTTTTATGGAAAAACAAGACAAGGTTTTTGAACCGCTATTTACGAATAAATTGGAGCGAAAGACTAATAAATATAGTTTGAATTATAGGATTTATGGCGAAAAAATAAGAGAGCATCTAAATTACTATTTCAACATAGGTTATGACCAGCTGCAAAACGACATTGCAGAGCTAACGCAGACCAAAAGGCTATATCCAATTGATCTTTCATTGAGTTATAAAACTAGATTACACAGTATTTATTTTTCAGCTAATAAAGGCTATCAACTCAACGATATCAAATATGGCGTAAGCACTTTAGACATCTACAATAACTTGATTGTGGGAGATGCATCGCTTAGCACTATGGTCAATACCAATTATAATAGCTCTCTGAGTTACAATTACAATGATCTGTTTGAAGGTATATCCTTTTATGCCAGAATCAGCCATAACAGGCAAAATGACTTTATAGTACAAGATTTTCTGGTACAAAGAGAGGGCCTCAATGAATTAGCTTATGTTTTAGCCAATTCGTATACCCAGAACAGTTTAAAACTAAGATATGCTCAGAACTTACTGACCAAAATCAATTACCCGATTAAGTTTAGTGTAAGCCCTCAAGTTTCCGAAACGAAGATCGATTTAGGTAAGGGAGAACAAATAGAAAATATCTCTCTGTCGGGGAATCTGGGATTGAAAACCATTACCAGAAACCGATTCAATTTTAAATACAATTTGGGCTATCTAAGAGAAAATTACACTACTGGAGAGCTGCAGCAGAAAATACAGAATATAAATCAAGCTTTTGAGCTAATCTATAAGCATAAAAAGATAAGCTCAAACTTAGTCCTAAAACACGATCTAAATAGCATTGATGAGCAACGCTATAAGCGTTTCAATATAGATTTAAACTTTCTATATGAAACCAAAAATTATGCGATCGGATTTCAAGGAAAAAGACTCGGCGAGCTATTCAATTTAATAGACAATCAGGCCTATAACTCGAGTCTGAACTTCCAGAATGGAATGCTCATTTCACGCATAAATACCCTTTCATTAAGCTATTTGGTTCTGAATCTGAAATTAAAATTTTAA